A genome region from Bemisia tabaci chromosome 3, PGI_BMITA_v3 includes the following:
- the LOC109036226 gene encoding protein D3: MMNHFLMTLPSSLSSHHLCLILVILHQVFSVLSHTEDDVTRFKLKANNMVPFVIPEMPQHTLSVVYLHTTIKSGNKINGYEIIDEPVNVTWPAKAGSYYTLFMIGPDAPVREQPMDKNWLHWLVTNIKGNDVKGGDKIAEYCGSLAGYERGPHWIVYVVYENSSGKETKFDEALIAKGDPYAKRTSFDLVNFTQKYGMRGPVAANFAGLDLRYGQQ; this comes from the exons ATGATGAACCATTTTTTGATGACATTACCTTCATCTCTGAGTTCTCACCATCTTTGCCTCATATTGGTTATACTTCACCAAGTTTTCTCCGTACTCTCTCATACCGAAGACGATGTGACACGGTTCAAGCTAAAAGCCAATAATATGGTACCATTCGTTATACCCGAAATGCCACAACACACACTGTCG GTTGTATACCTACACACAACCATAAAGTCCGGAAATAAGATTAATGGCTACGAAATTATTGATGAGCCGGTGAATGTAACATGGCCGGCCAAGGCTGGATCTTATTACACTCTTTTCATGATAG gtcCAGATGCTCCAGTCCGTGAGCAGCCGATGGATAAAAATTGGCTTCATTGGCTAGTCACAAATATAAAGGGGAATGACGTAAAAGGTGGTGACAAAATCGCAGAGTATTGTGGGTCATTAGCCGGGTATGAAAGAG GTCCACACTGGATAGTTTACGTCGTATACGAAAATTCAagtgggaaagaaacaaaatttgacGAAGCGCTCATAGCCAAGGG TGATCCTTATGCGAAACGCACATCTTTTGATCTCGtaaatttcacacaaaaatatGGTATGCGAGGTCCAGTGGCTGCAAATTTTGCTGGTCTTGATCTTCGATATGGACAGCAGTAA